Proteins encoded together in one Lysobacterales bacterium window:
- a CDS encoding autotransporter outer membrane beta-barrel domain-containing protein, which yields MTPSIHSVGSLLRRLASRSLVLATTVWLGTTPVWAGTPCITPTTTSFAVVEGTLVDVDYLFSAMGSSVPPAPEDITWQSSSPHGNFFFSNGNLTLTNFGVAWTETSPGSMSWELGDSEKVYVGVSSATGPYSGSVQAQNSGCLITPTPVTINVQLLSNAQATMSSSGTATPGATVYAQVHATHQVGASVLDAVNVPFTFNISGPGSFGIPAPFTVVTNSVGIASIPVNISNSATAGQSITVSASAPGYGSPTTMFTVVGGSNVTSVTGGVDPMSPGQTGPDYVVTVMDPYGYPISTFSGSVQITQGSALVENGGAPALSIPLTSNPMTGEARFRIVAGTAPGPVAAKIAISGAADVFVYTSVNAPAAFVVTNGDNQQLLPGQLSEPIGFRIDGLLIRSPAGSAPSTAQVSILSGDAVIAESGGSTAMITLNATLPPTGQFSIVAGNTPGPVEIGIASAGTAPTITPATAYAEILNPVPLQPLAIAGGDGQVREVGTVLPIPLAVRVPPDPVAAAALGKTASAIQFNVISGQARFSANGQSSIVTPVDATSGIAQAELRLLYEIGQVRIQASAPGYLPVVFTANAVAPGQVLELTRLSAPPLGAAGTLSDPMVVQLTRSGVPVASARIDWQLISGNATLTASDSQTDANGRSSNTLTFGTFAGDIVVRATHTPVDGTFSVSTDFTLGAPAQGALLSVSAGNGQSGPIGGTLDQPIEFWLHNHSGPIAGEIVNFSVAGAATLTATSATTDSEGKVRANLRFGGTAGAVTVTARAFANQISASAVATSFVPNLAIVSGDGQSAAASAALPDPLVIGISQPAAALLGKALGGLAVNWRVLCGNGTLTAASTQTDSFGHSQNRLTLGPSPGCNQVEAAIQGVGTVTFNATATVPSGTILEIVSGNGQALVPLADSAPLRVRARTPDGQNLAGIVIAFSADRSEATLDPTEATTAADGTASTIARIGLPLGVRVSARIRDASAVAAVEFALNAGVVNTANLGAAETGVAIAIDSACPRLAGMNNLTAGQADLLARCSELVGNAANHPSEVNRALGEMLGDEASSQNSAALAAATSQLDHLKSRFAALRSGSRGLDLAGLNLMVPGGAIPLSLLPSAIALAVGETPEEVGAEFSRWGFFATGTIGRGERDPDTLDPGYKYDSYDVTAGVDYRATDSWVLGAALGFNGNDTRLPNARGGMDATGWTVSGYASWFSGSQWYVDGVLSYGSNQFDLERGIDYSIGALAGGLTRVDQIALASPDGDRQSFSLSLGRDFNKGAWSFGPYLRAAYTSIDFDSYSETMSNPSAAGSGLALQVDGRTLKSLQGVVGGKLSYAISTSWGVLLPSAQIEWVNEFEDDPELLVTRFLHDPMQTPILIESDRIDDNYFNIGLGLSGVFASGRSAYLYYEHVAGQERMSSDSLAIGIRIEF from the coding sequence ATGACGCCGTCCATCCACTCCGTTGGGTCTCTGCTCCGCAGGCTGGCGTCGCGCTCGCTGGTTCTCGCGACCACGGTGTGGCTAGGCACCACTCCAGTCTGGGCCGGCACTCCCTGCATCACGCCCACGACCACCAGTTTTGCCGTGGTCGAGGGGACTCTGGTCGATGTGGACTATCTGTTCTCCGCCATGGGCAGCAGCGTGCCACCAGCGCCGGAGGACATTACGTGGCAGTCCAGTTCTCCCCACGGTAACTTTTTCTTTTCCAATGGCAATCTCACGCTGACCAATTTCGGTGTGGCCTGGACCGAGACATCTCCGGGGTCAATGTCGTGGGAACTGGGCGATAGCGAGAAAGTCTACGTGGGCGTCTCTTCGGCGACCGGCCCCTACAGCGGCAGCGTGCAAGCGCAGAACAGCGGCTGTCTCATCACCCCCACGCCGGTCACGATCAACGTCCAACTGCTCAGCAATGCGCAGGCGACGATGTCAAGCAGCGGCACCGCGACACCCGGCGCGACCGTCTATGCACAGGTGCACGCCACCCACCAGGTGGGAGCTTCGGTGCTCGATGCGGTGAACGTGCCGTTCACCTTCAACATCTCGGGCCCCGGTTCCTTCGGCATCCCCGCGCCATTCACCGTCGTGACCAACAGCGTCGGCATCGCCAGCATCCCGGTCAACATCTCGAATTCGGCGACCGCCGGCCAAAGCATCACCGTCTCGGCCAGTGCACCGGGCTATGGCTCCCCAACCACCATGTTCACCGTGGTCGGCGGAAGCAATGTGACCTCCGTGACTGGCGGGGTCGATCCGATGTCGCCCGGGCAGACCGGACCCGATTATGTCGTGACCGTGATGGACCCTTACGGCTACCCGATTTCCACATTCTCGGGCTCGGTGCAAATCACGCAGGGCAGCGCGCTGGTGGAGAACGGCGGCGCGCCCGCCCTGAGCATTCCGCTGACCTCGAATCCAATGACCGGCGAGGCCAGGTTCCGCATCGTCGCCGGAACCGCCCCGGGCCCGGTGGCCGCGAAGATCGCGATCTCGGGTGCTGCCGATGTCTTCGTCTACACCAGCGTCAATGCACCGGCCGCCTTCGTCGTCACCAACGGCGACAACCAGCAACTCCTTCCCGGACAGCTCAGTGAACCGATCGGCTTCCGGATCGACGGGTTGTTGATACGCAGCCCCGCTGGCAGCGCGCCCTCCACGGCGCAGGTGAGCATCCTGTCGGGCGACGCCGTGATCGCCGAAAGCGGCGGATCCACGGCGATGATCACGCTGAATGCGACCCTGCCGCCCACCGGGCAGTTCTCGATCGTCGCCGGCAACACGCCCGGCCCGGTAGAAATCGGGATCGCATCCGCTGGTACCGCACCGACGATCACCCCGGCCACCGCGTATGCAGAAATCCTGAATCCGGTGCCGCTGCAGCCGCTGGCCATTGCCGGTGGCGATGGGCAAGTTCGCGAGGTGGGCACCGTGCTGCCGATCCCGCTGGCGGTGCGGGTTCCGCCTGATCCGGTCGCCGCTGCCGCGCTCGGCAAGACGGCGAGCGCGATCCAATTCAACGTGATCTCCGGCCAGGCCCGCTTCAGTGCCAACGGTCAGTCGAGCATCGTTACGCCAGTGGACGCCACCAGCGGCATCGCCCAAGCCGAACTGCGCCTGCTTTACGAGATCGGCCAGGTTCGCATTCAGGCCAGTGCGCCGGGTTACTTGCCGGTGGTGTTCACGGCCAATGCCGTGGCGCCAGGTCAGGTGCTGGAGCTGACCCGGCTGTCGGCGCCGCCGCTCGGCGCCGCAGGCACGCTGAGCGACCCGATGGTCGTGCAGTTGACGCGCTCGGGCGTACCGGTGGCATCAGCACGCATCGACTGGCAACTGATCTCGGGCAACGCCACGCTCACCGCGTCGGATTCGCAAACCGACGCCAATGGTCGATCCAGCAACACGCTCACCTTCGGCACCTTCGCCGGCGACATCGTGGTGCGCGCCACGCACACGCCCGTGGACGGCACCTTCAGCGTCAGCACCGACTTCACCCTCGGCGCCCCGGCCCAGGGCGCGCTGCTCTCGGTAAGCGCCGGCAATGGCCAGAGCGGGCCGATCGGCGGCACCCTCGACCAGCCGATCGAGTTCTGGCTGCACAACCACTCCGGCCCGATCGCTGGTGAAATCGTGAACTTCAGCGTGGCCGGAGCGGCCACGCTGACCGCAACCTCGGCGACCACGGACAGCGAAGGCAAGGTGCGCGCGAACTTGCGCTTTGGTGGCACGGCCGGAGCAGTCACGGTGACCGCCCGCGCCTTCGCCAACCAGATCAGCGCCAGCGCGGTAGCGACCAGCTTCGTGCCGAATCTGGCCATTGTCTCCGGCGACGGCCAGTCGGCCGCGGCCAGCGCCGCCCTGCCCGATCCATTGGTGATCGGCATCAGCCAGCCGGCGGCGGCACTATTGGGCAAGGCCCTCGGCGGCCTTGCCGTGAACTGGCGCGTGCTCTGCGGCAATGGCACCCTGACCGCGGCGAGCACCCAGACCGACAGCTTCGGCCACAGCCAGAACCGGCTCACGCTCGGACCCAGCCCGGGCTGCAACCAGGTCGAAGCAGCGATTCAGGGCGTCGGCACGGTCACTTTCAACGCCACCGCCACGGTACCCTCCGGCACCATCCTCGAGATCGTCTCGGGCAACGGCCAGGCATTGGTGCCGCTCGCGGATTCCGCGCCACTGCGCGTTCGTGCCCGCACCCCGGACGGCCAGAATCTCGCCGGCATCGTGATCGCCTTCAGCGCCGATCGCAGCGAAGCGACGTTGGACCCGACCGAAGCCACCACGGCCGCCGACGGCACCGCATCGACCATCGCCCGCATCGGACTGCCGCTCGGTGTGCGTGTCAGCGCGCGCATCCGCGACGCGTCTGCGGTCGCTGCGGTCGAGTTCGCGCTGAACGCGGGCGTGGTCAACACGGCGAATCTCGGCGCCGCAGAAACCGGCGTCGCCATCGCCATCGACAGCGCCTGTCCGCGACTCGCCGGCATGAACAACCTCACCGCCGGCCAGGCCGACCTGCTGGCGCGTTGCAGCGAACTCGTCGGCAACGCCGCGAATCATCCATCGGAAGTGAACCGCGCGCTCGGCGAGATGCTCGGCGACGAGGCCTCGTCGCAGAACAGTGCGGCATTGGCGGCGGCAACGAGCCAACTCGACCATCTGAAGTCGCGCTTCGCGGCACTGCGCTCCGGCTCACGTGGGCTCGACCTCGCCGGCCTGAACCTGATGGTGCCGGGCGGCGCGATTCCGCTCAGCTTGCTGCCGAGCGCGATCGCACTCGCCGTGGGCGAAACGCCGGAAGAAGTCGGCGCCGAGTTCTCGCGCTGGGGCTTCTTCGCCACCGGCACCATCGGTCGTGGTGAGCGCGATCCGGACACGCTCGACCCGGGCTACAAGTACGACAGCTACGACGTCACCGCCGGTGTCGACTACCGCGCCACCGATTCCTGGGTGCTGGGCGCCGCGCTCGGCTTCAACGGCAACGACACCCGCCTGCCCAACGCGCGCGGCGGCATGGATGCCACCGGCTGGACCGTCTCCGGCTACGCCAGCTGGTTCTCTGGCTCGCAGTGGTACGTGGACGGCGTGCTCAGCTACGGCAGCAACCAGTTCGATCTGGAACGCGGCATCGACTACAGCATCGGCGCGCTCGCCGGTGGCCTGACCCGCGTCGATCAGATCGCGCTGGCCTCTCCCGACGGCGACCGCCAGTCGTTCTCGCTCTCGCTCGGACGCGACTTCAACAAGGGCGCATGGAGTTTCGGCCCCTACCTGCGCGCCGCCTACACCAGCATCGACTTCGACAGTTACAGCGAGACCATGTCGAACCCGTCGGCGGCCGGTTCCGGACTGGCGCTGCAGGTCGATGGACGCACGCTCAAGAGCCTACAGGGCGTGGTCGGCGGCAAGCTCAGCTACGCCATCAGCACCTCCTGGGGTGTGCTGCTGCCGAGCGCACAGATCGAATGGGTCAACGAGTTCGAGGACGACCCGGAACTGCTGGTCACGCGCTTCCTGCATGACCCGATGCAGACGCCGATCCTGATCGAGAGCGACCGTATCGATGACAACTACTTCAATATCGGGCTGGGTCTGTCCGGAGTATTCGCCAGCGGACGCAGTGCCTACCTGTACTACGAACACGTCGCCGGTCAGGAGCGCATGAGCTCGGACAGCCTCGCCATCGGCATTCGCATCGAGTTCTGA
- a CDS encoding transglycosylase SLT domain-containing protein, translated as MSRQCIQPRPLRWLFVPALLALLGACTPERVREAPAGEPVAADDAQPMPRSAPLPEPTPPHAMEAAAVAPPAEIAATAEATLWQAIVARHAFSNCAKPSPAVRRWQRIYLQSPTRHAESLTRAAPWIAYVAEELARRDLPSEFVWLPFVESGYQPIRARGGRPAGAWQLMPATARWRGLRIEHGYDGRIDFVAATRAALDLIEYLARTFDRDWALVTMAYNAGEYRIKGALKRGRAPGTTVAPERLAVSPITHEHLVKLRALACVIAAPSEFALTLPEVDREEQLVALHLAAAMPVTQLAALAGATPTEWQKWNPAWTRRHVDAAADVLVPRRLATAAAQAFATATPEPVPAVAAAASHGQTHVVRAGESAWLIARRYALSLAELLAANALDASAVLHPGQILRLP; from the coding sequence ATGTCTAGGCAATGCATCCAGCCCCGGCCACTGCGCTGGCTGTTCGTGCCAGCGCTGCTGGCGCTGCTCGGTGCGTGCACGCCGGAGCGGGTACGCGAAGCCCCTGCGGGCGAGCCGGTCGCCGCCGATGACGCACAACCTATGCCCCGGTCTGCACCGCTGCCGGAACCGACGCCGCCACACGCGATGGAGGCCGCTGCGGTGGCGCCGCCCGCCGAGATCGCTGCCACGGCGGAGGCGACCCTGTGGCAGGCCATTGTCGCCCGCCACGCGTTCTCCAATTGCGCGAAGCCGTCCCCGGCAGTGCGTCGCTGGCAACGCATCTATCTGCAGTCGCCGACACGTCATGCCGAAAGCCTGACGCGCGCAGCGCCATGGATCGCCTACGTCGCCGAAGAACTGGCGCGACGCGATCTGCCTTCGGAGTTCGTGTGGCTGCCCTTCGTTGAGAGCGGCTACCAGCCGATTCGGGCGCGTGGTGGGCGCCCCGCTGGCGCATGGCAATTGATGCCGGCCACGGCGCGCTGGCGCGGTCTGCGAATTGAGCATGGCTACGATGGCCGCATCGATTTCGTCGCCGCCACGCGCGCCGCGCTCGATCTGATCGAATACCTTGCGCGCACCTTTGATCGCGACTGGGCATTGGTGACCATGGCCTACAATGCCGGCGAATACCGCATCAAAGGTGCACTCAAGCGCGGGCGCGCGCCGGGTACAACGGTCGCGCCCGAGAGACTCGCGGTCAGCCCGATCACACACGAACATCTGGTCAAACTGCGCGCGTTGGCCTGCGTGATCGCTGCGCCGTCTGAGTTCGCGCTGACCTTGCCCGAGGTAGATCGCGAGGAGCAGCTCGTGGCGCTGCACCTTGCGGCCGCGATGCCGGTCACGCAACTCGCGGCCCTCGCCGGCGCGACTCCAACCGAATGGCAGAAATGGAATCCAGCCTGGACGCGCCGCCACGTCGACGCCGCCGCCGACGTGCTGGTACCTCGGCGGCTCGCCACCGCCGCCGCACAGGCTTTCGCCACCGCAACACCGGAGCCGGTTCCGGCAGTCGCAGCGGCGGCATCGCATGGCCAGACCCACGTCGTGCGCGCCGGCGAGTCAGCCTGGCTCATCGCCCGTCGCTACGCGCTCTCGCTCGCCGAACTGTTGGCCGCCAATGCCCTCGATGCGAGTGCCGTGCTGCACCCGGGTCAGATCCTGCGCCTGCCCTGA
- a CDS encoding serine/threonine protein kinase, which produces MSVTQVLKSVDIPGYRILRGLGEGGMASVYLAMQESLDREVALKVMAPTLAANAEFTDRFLKEGRLTAKLSHPNLVTVYDIGQHEGVYYLAQEFIPGGTLRERMDQAMTVPAILDVARDVALGLAYAHEKGVVHRDVKPGNVLFRANGTAVLADFGIAKAMNSNTMATQAGNSIGTPHYMSPEQARAEKVDGRSDLYSLGAMMFELLTGGPPYDSSDPYTIALMHVTHPIPRLPQSLAWLQPLIDRLMAKLPDERFRTGDDFVAACDKLIATAPEAKAMRDAQTTRKRAAARVAVGPVDQTAATQRGLAVEPEQAASAQPEAARPWVWALVGAGALIAALFSWSKLRAPTAVAESAQPVAPAVVEPDAVGAPPVIEGDVQSLLAKASGYVREAIVPSGESTLVGRKLSSPPGDNAIEIYQQVLRLDPGNSEANEGLLRIADFYESKARAALDRGSVTGCNLLAEAGLLAVPDRPTLLALRERECPAQ; this is translated from the coding sequence ATGAGTGTCACACAGGTCCTGAAAAGCGTCGATATCCCCGGATACCGCATTCTGCGCGGGCTGGGTGAGGGCGGAATGGCATCGGTCTACCTGGCGATGCAGGAGTCGCTGGACCGAGAGGTCGCGCTCAAGGTGATGGCGCCGACGCTGGCCGCGAACGCCGAGTTCACCGACCGCTTTCTGAAGGAAGGCCGGCTCACCGCCAAGCTCAGTCACCCGAATCTGGTCACGGTGTACGACATCGGGCAGCACGAGGGCGTGTACTACCTGGCCCAGGAGTTCATTCCTGGAGGTACCCTGCGCGAGCGCATGGACCAGGCGATGACGGTGCCGGCGATCCTCGACGTCGCGCGCGATGTTGCACTCGGTCTCGCCTATGCCCACGAGAAGGGTGTGGTGCATCGCGACGTCAAGCCCGGCAATGTACTGTTCCGTGCCAACGGCACCGCCGTTCTCGCGGATTTCGGCATCGCCAAGGCGATGAACTCGAACACCATGGCGACGCAGGCCGGCAATTCGATCGGCACGCCGCACTACATGAGCCCGGAGCAGGCGCGTGCTGAGAAGGTGGACGGGCGCTCCGATCTCTACAGTCTCGGCGCGATGATGTTCGAACTGCTCACCGGCGGTCCGCCCTACGACTCCAGCGATCCATACACGATCGCGCTGATGCACGTGACCCATCCGATCCCGCGCCTGCCGCAGAGTTTGGCCTGGTTGCAACCGCTGATTGATCGCCTGATGGCCAAGCTACCGGACGAACGCTTTCGTACCGGGGACGATTTCGTTGCGGCCTGCGACAAACTGATTGCCACCGCGCCCGAGGCCAAGGCGATGCGCGATGCGCAAACCACGCGCAAGCGGGCGGCGGCGCGCGTGGCCGTGGGACCGGTCGACCAGACTGCCGCGACGCAGCGCGGCTTGGCCGTGGAACCGGAACAGGCCGCTTCCGCGCAGCCGGAAGCGGCCAGGCCCTGGGTCTGGGCGCTGGTCGGTGCGGGCGCGCTGATCGCCGCGCTGTTCTCCTGGTCCAAGCTGCGTGCGCCGACCGCGGTGGCGGAGTCGGCGCAGCCAGTCGCGCCCGCAGTCGTCGAGCCGGACGCGGTCGGGGCCCCGCCGGTGATCGAGGGCGATGTCCAGTCGTTGCTCGCCAAGGCGAGCGGCTACGTGCGCGAAGCGATCGTGCCGAGCGGCGAATCGACCTTGGTCGGGCGCAAGCTCTCTTCGCCGCCGGGCGACAACGCGATCGAAATTTATCAGCAGGTGTTGCGTCTCGATCCGGGCAACAGCGAAGCCAACGAGGGACTGCTGCGGATCGCCGACTTCTACGAGTCCAAGGCGCGCGCGGCGCTCGATCGGGGTTCGGTCACCGGCTGCAACCTGTTGGCGGAGGCCGGACTGCTGGCGGTTCCAGACCGACCGACGCTATTGGCGCTGCGTGAGCGGGAGTGCCCGGCGCAGTGA
- a CDS encoding methyltransferase domain-containing protein produces MVLQSTPAVAVPASWWQRLLVAERQTLAAGLVDDEREIWLAVDGAAAFEPAPGVLALAQRGRHLEGDLRAIESQWPLRDDSIDRVVLQHVLEAGGRIEELLDESIRVLKPERGIALFVVGALGWTRCKLRFGDCGAPPLRVRSTRALLEALAVRGCVDLRVSQVDFDGLAEVRIAAPARIWSGLCLIEARKRRELPNVRQLRARSRAATPVSGWVARPTSRSGLAA; encoded by the coding sequence ATGGTTTTGCAATCCACACCTGCAGTTGCCGTGCCCGCCAGTTGGTGGCAACGGCTGCTTGTAGCTGAACGCCAGACCCTGGCCGCGGGTTTGGTCGACGACGAGCGTGAGATCTGGCTTGCAGTGGACGGTGCAGCTGCGTTTGAACCGGCGCCAGGCGTGCTCGCCCTGGCCCAGCGGGGCCGACACCTGGAAGGCGATTTGCGCGCGATCGAATCACAGTGGCCATTGCGCGACGACAGTATCGATCGCGTGGTCCTGCAGCATGTTCTGGAGGCCGGTGGCCGCATCGAAGAGTTGCTCGATGAGTCCATCCGGGTGTTGAAACCGGAGCGCGGCATCGCGCTGTTCGTGGTCGGCGCGCTGGGTTGGACGCGCTGCAAGTTGCGCTTCGGAGACTGTGGTGCACCGCCGTTGCGGGTGCGCTCGACGCGGGCGTTGCTGGAGGCGCTGGCGGTGCGGGGGTGCGTCGATCTGCGGGTGTCGCAGGTCGATTTCGATGGCTTGGCCGAAGTGCGCATTGCGGCGCCCGCGCGGATCTGGTCCGGACTGTGCCTGATCGAGGCGCGCAAGCGGCGCGAACTGCCGAACGTACGCCAGTTGCGCGCGCGCAGCCGTGCTGCAACGCCGGTATCCGGATGGGTCGCGCGTCCTACTTCGCGCAGCGGGTTGGCGGCGTGA
- the dnaQ gene encoding DNA polymerase III subunit epsilon, with amino-acid sequence MRQIILDTETTGLEVSRGHRIIEIGCIELCERRRSGREFHRYLNPQREVDRGAAEVHGLSDEFLADKPLFAQVAGEFLGFIEGAELIMHNASFDVGFLDAELARLEPAEGRIGERCSVLDTLKLARERFPGQRNSLDALCKRLGVDNSGRELHGALLDANLLAEVYLALTAGQGEMSFEGAVTPVGTQADQAPRAFRGALRVLRAGAEELVAHEARLDAVAKAAKQMPLWRTLPS; translated from the coding sequence ATGCGCCAGATCATCCTCGACACCGAGACCACCGGCCTGGAAGTCTCGCGCGGCCATCGCATCATCGAGATCGGTTGCATCGAACTGTGCGAGCGCCGGCGCAGCGGGCGCGAGTTCCATCGCTATCTCAATCCGCAACGCGAGGTCGATCGTGGTGCCGCCGAAGTGCATGGTCTGAGCGACGAGTTCCTCGCCGACAAGCCGTTGTTCGCACAGGTCGCCGGCGAGTTCCTCGGCTTCATCGAGGGCGCCGAACTGATCATGCACAACGCGTCCTTCGACGTCGGGTTCCTCGATGCGGAACTGGCACGCCTGGAGCCCGCCGAAGGCCGGATCGGAGAGCGCTGCAGTGTGCTCGACACGCTGAAGCTGGCGCGGGAGCGATTTCCCGGGCAGCGCAATTCACTGGATGCACTGTGCAAGCGCCTCGGCGTGGACAACAGTGGTCGCGAGTTGCATGGCGCCCTGCTGGACGCGAACCTCCTCGCGGAGGTGTACTTGGCGCTCACCGCCGGGCAGGGCGAAATGAGTTTCGAGGGTGCTGTGACACCCGTCGGAACGCAAGCCGACCAGGCGCCGCGGGCTTTCCGTGGCGCGCTGCGCGTGCTGCGCGCCGGGGCCGAGGAACTCGTTGCCCATGAGGCTCGGCTCGATGCCGTGGCCAAGGCGGCCAAGCAGATGCCGTTGTGGCGCACGCTCCCCTCCTGA
- a CDS encoding enoyl-ACP reductase — protein MGFLQGKRALIIGIASDRSIASGIAEAMHREGAILAFSYQNDRLKSRVQDAAKEFGSEIVLPCDVASDTEIAALFAELGQHWGQLDVLVHSVGFAPRESIQGDFLDSISRESFAIAHDISSYSLAALAKAARPMMRGHDSAILTLSYLGAVRAMANYNVMGLAKASLEANVRYLARCLGPEGIRVNGISAGPIKTLAAAGVSNFRKMLEHVEETSPLRRNVTIEQVGNVGAFLCSDLAAGVTGEISYVDSGYNILGMTGI, from the coding sequence ATGGGCTTCCTGCAAGGCAAGCGTGCACTGATCATCGGCATCGCCAGCGACCGTTCCATCGCCTCCGGCATCGCCGAGGCAATGCACCGTGAAGGCGCCATCCTGGCCTTCAGCTACCAGAACGACCGGCTGAAGTCGCGTGTGCAGGATGCCGCAAAGGAGTTCGGTTCGGAGATCGTTCTCCCTTGCGATGTCGCCTCCGATACCGAGATCGCGGCCCTGTTCGCAGAACTCGGCCAGCACTGGGGCCAGCTGGATGTCCTGGTGCACTCAGTTGGCTTCGCGCCACGTGAGTCGATCCAGGGCGACTTCCTCGACAGCATTTCGCGCGAGAGCTTCGCCATCGCCCACGACATCTCGAGCTACAGCCTGGCGGCGCTGGCCAAGGCGGCACGGCCGATGATGCGCGGCCACGACAGCGCCATCCTGACACTGAGCTATCTCGGCGCCGTGCGCGCAATGGCCAACTACAACGTCATGGGCCTGGCCAAGGCCTCGCTGGAGGCAAACGTGCGCTACCTCGCGCGCTGCCTCGGCCCCGAAGGCATCCGTGTCAACGGTATCTCGGCCGGGCCGATCAAGACCTTGGCCGCCGCCGGCGTGAGCAATTTCCGCAAGATGCTGGAACATGTCGAAGAGACCTCGCCGCTGCGTCGCAACGTCACCATCGAGCAGGTCGGCAACGTCGGCGCGTTCCTCTGCTCCGACCTCGCCGCCGGCGTCACCGGCGAGATCAGCTACGTCGATTCGGGCTACAACATCCTGGGCATGACCGGCATCTGA
- the rnhA gene encoding ribonuclease HI yields MSGERVAIYTDGACSGNPGPGGWAALLRYRGQERWLNGAEPQTTNNRMELTAALRALESLKKSCAVDLTTDSQYLKQGVEQWMAGWKRNGWRTSGRDPVKNRDLWEAIDRVLGLHEVRFHWVRGHDGHAENEAVDAHARAAIRDLLGQEPR; encoded by the coding sequence GTGAGCGGCGAGCGCGTGGCGATCTACACCGATGGTGCCTGCTCCGGAAATCCCGGTCCCGGTGGCTGGGCGGCACTGTTGCGTTACCGCGGTCAGGAGCGCTGGCTGAATGGCGCAGAGCCGCAGACCACGAACAATCGCATGGAGCTGACCGCGGCGCTGCGGGCACTGGAGTCGCTCAAGAAATCTTGTGCAGTGGATCTGACCACCGATTCGCAGTACCTGAAGCAGGGCGTCGAGCAGTGGATGGCGGGCTGGAAGCGCAACGGCTGGCGCACCAGTGGCCGTGATCCGGTCAAGAATCGGGACCTGTGGGAAGCCATCGATCGGGTTCTGGGGCTACACGAGGTGCGCTTCCACTGGGTGCGCGGCCACGATGGCCATGCCGAAAACGAAGCCGTGGACGCGCACGCGCGCGCCGCCATCCGCGACTTGCTGGGCCAGGAGCCACGCTGA
- a CDS encoding serine/threonine-protein phosphatase — MIEFGHSTHVGLRREHNEDTYYADSELGLWLVADGMGGHENGEVASALARDTLVREIKAGELLARAIQMADEEIIKHSNRRPQALPMGTTIAAVRVQGNDYEIAWVGDSRVYCVEGGRFRQLSQDHSYVRELVEQGAISAEQARTHPHRNVVTQALGVTDPQSLRVETVTGTLAPGSQLLLCSDGLTEEVDDADIAGVLARSDLSAQECVDHLILAALDGGGSDNVTVILLRSQ; from the coding sequence ATGATCGAATTCGGGCATTCCACCCACGTCGGGCTCCGTCGCGAGCACAACGAAGACACCTACTACGCCGACAGCGAACTCGGCTTGTGGCTGGTCGCCGACGGCATGGGCGGTCACGAGAACGGCGAGGTCGCGAGCGCCTTGGCGCGCGATACGCTGGTACGCGAGATCAAGGCCGGCGAACTGCTGGCGCGCGCCATCCAGATGGCCGACGAAGAGATCATCAAGCACTCGAATCGCAGGCCGCAAGCGCTGCCGATGGGCACCACCATCGCTGCCGTGCGTGTGCAGGGCAACGACTACGAAATCGCATGGGTTGGCGACAGCCGCGTCTACTGCGTTGAGGGCGGCCGCTTCCGCCAGTTGTCGCAGGATCACTCCTACGTGCGCGAACTGGTCGAACAAGGCGCCATCAGCGCCGAGCAGGCGCGCACTCACCCGCATCGCAATGTGGTCACCCAGGCACTCGGCGTCACCGATCCGCAGAGCCTGCGCGTCGAGACTGTCACCGGCACCCTCGCCCCGGGTAGCCAGCTGCTGCTGTGCAGCGACGGCCTGACCGAAGAGGTGGACGATGCCGACATCGCCGGCGTGCTCGCACGCAGCGATCTATCGGCCCAGGAATGCGTCGATCACTTGATCCTGGCCGCGCTCGACGGCGGCGGCTCGGACAACGTCACGGTGATCCTCCTGCGCAGCCAGTAG